GCCGCGCCGCCAACGAGACCATCCTGTGGCGCATGGTGAAGATGGCGGAGACGCGCGATCCCAGCGAGACCGGCTCGCACGTCAAGCGCGTTTCGGCGACGGCGCTGGAGATCTTCGACGGCTGGGCCAAGCGTCGCGGCATGCGCGACGAGGACGTGCAGTTCGCGCGGAGCACGCTGCGGATGGCGGCGATCCTGCACGACGTGGGCAAGGTGGGCATCAGCGACCTGGTGCTGAAGAAGCCCGGCAAGCTGACCGACGAGGAATACGGCACGATGAAGCACCACACCCTGCTCGGCGCCGCGCTGCTGCCGGGCCACGGCCCGCACGACGAGGCCGCCCGCGAAGTCGCGATGCACCACCATGAGCGATGGGACGGCAAGGGCTACCCCGGACCGGTGAGCACCGAAAATCTGGGCAACGACATTCCCGCCCTCTCGAAGCAGGAGCTGCCCCGGACCGGGATCGCCGGCGACGACATTCCGCTCTTCGCGCGCATCGTGGCCATCGCCGACGTGTTCGACGCGCTTTCCAGCCGCCGCGCCTACAAGGAGCCCTGGACCGCCGACAAGGTGGAGGAGGAGATGCGGAGCCAGGGCGGCAAGGCCTTCGACCTGGAACTGCTGGAGATTTTCTTCGAGCGCCTTGAGCGCATCCGCGCGGCGCGCTCCAAGTATCCCGAGCAGAGCGAAGCGAAGGCTTGAGTGACGCGTGCTCCGCTTGAATTTCGCTGGCTTGAATCGGACGCGCAGATCGACGCCGCCTTCGACCTGATGCGTGAGCTGCGCGAAGAATTATCGCGTGATGCTTTCGTGGCCACTGTCCGCGAGATTCACTCCGTCAACGGCTATCGCATGGCCGGCGGATTCCGGGAGGGACAGCTGGTCTGTCTCGCCGGCGTCCATCCCAACCACGGGCTCTCGCGAGGTTCCCATTTGCGGGTGGACGACCTGGTGGTGACGAAGTCCCGGCGCGGCGGCGGCGCGGGTCGCGCCATGCTGCGCTTCCTCGCCGGCGAGGCGCGGCGATTGGGGGTTCCGGCGCTGCTGCTGGATGCTCGCATCGAAGCGCAGCCCTTCTACGACAAGGTCGGATTCGAGTACCGCAACTCGACGCCCTGCTCGATCCCGGTGGAAAAGCTGCTCGATTGAATCGTGGAGGGACGCGTCGCGAAACTATTTCGCGGCCGGGAAGAGCGCGACCGAGATGTCGGCGTCGCGGAATTCGCTCTGGGGCCTGGGCGCGCCGGGCTCGTGGAAGGCCTTCAAGTCGTTGTTGGTGAGGATCAAAGCGACCGGGCCGCGGGCCTGCGCCTGGGCGATCCGCCCCATCATCGCGTCGCGGGCGATGAACCGCGCCTTCTCCTCGGGCAGCTTCAACTCGTTGTCCAACTCGCCCGGCGGCCCGATCAGGGTCATGTCGAAGCGGCCCGTGGTGTAGGCGACCGAGGTCGCGACCGAGCAGTCCGACAGGATGGTCGCGGCCCGCGCGATCTCCGCCGACGGGCCGCGAAGGGATTCGACCGCCGTCCGGCTGCGCTCCACCATTGCAACGGGAAAAAGCAGCGGAATAACCATAAAGAGAGGCGCCGGCGAAAAGGCCATCCGCGTCAGCCGCCACGCAGGGTCCTTGGCGCGCTGGGTCCAGCGGTCCAGCGCCGCCCACGCGAGCAGGGCCAGGGCGAGCACGCCGAAGCGCGTGCGCTCATCGCCGTGCCAGAGCGGCTCGGCGTAGATCCAACGGTGGCCGGTCATGATCAGCGTCGCCGACAGCAGCGCCGCCGCGACCAGCATCCACTGGCCGGCCCGGTCCATCCACCAGGTCCTGCGCGTCGCGATGCTCAAATACTGGAGCAGCGACGCCGCGATCAGGATCGCCACCGGCGGAAAGACGGGCAGGATGTAGGAGGGCAGCTTGCCGCTGCTGGCCGAGAGCAGCAGCAGGGGCAGCAGGATCCATGCGGCGCAGAGCGACAGGCCGTGGCTGTGGAAGAGCGAGCGGCGAAAACCCTTGGCGATCTTCTCGATGTTGAGCGACCACAGCAGCGCGCCCAGCGGAATCAGCGGCAGGAAAAACCACCACGACTCGGGGTGCTGGTTGCCGTCGGGCGCGGTGAAGCGGCGCACGTGCTCAACCCAGAAGAAGTAGTTCCAGAATCCGGGATTGCGCTGGTGCAGGACCAGAATCAGCGGCGCGGCGACCGCGGCCGCGGCCAGGATCGGCACGATCGGCAGCAGGAGAAGATCGCGGATCCGGCGCTGCCAGAGCAGCCAGCCTCCTGCGATCAGCGCCGGAATGGCGAGCCCCAGGAAGCCCTTGGTCAGGAAGGCCGCCGCCGCCGCGACGCCGCTGAGGGCGAGAAACCCCAGTCTCCGCCGGGCACGCGCTTCCGTGGCGGCGTGCACGAAGAGCGCCACGCACACGGTGACGAACGCGGTGAAAACGCCGTCAAGGATCGCCACGCTGCCAAAGACCCAGGGAAAGATGAGCGTGAGCTGCACCAGGCACGCGGCGCCGCCGATACCGGGGAGTGTGGACACCCGCGCGGCGATGCGCCCGGTGGCGACCGCGGTGGCCAGCGCCGCCAGTGCCGCGGGCAGGCGCAGTGCCCAGGCGTTCTCGCCGAAGAGCGACATGCTTGCGGCGGTGAGCCAGTACCCCAGCGGCGGCTTCTCGTAGTAGCGCAGCCCCAGCAGCTTGAGCGTCCACCAATCCTTGCTGTGCAGCATCTCCAGCGCGATCGCCCCGTAGCGGGATTCATCCGGCGAAATGATCGGCCGCAGCGCGAGTGGAATCAGGTAGATCAGCAGGAAGAGTAGGGCGGTGCGGACCGCGATCGCTCGTGCGCTCATGTCCGCTGCAGAGTATCCGTTCGCACGCAAACCCACCCTTCGCGGCCGGGAATGCTTCCGGGTCCGATGGTTCCGCTCTCCAGAAAGGACGCCTCCGCCGGAAGCATCGAGCTCAGCGGCGTGAACCGGTGTCCCGCGGCCAGGGACCTGCCGAGAAAGTCGTCGAAACACGCGGATTTGGCCCCGCCTTCGCTCTCGGCGTGCACGGTCAGCACATGGGGCTTGCCATCGGAAATCAACCCGAGCAGTCGCTCGTTCCAGGCTTCATCGCGGCCCTCGCGGGGAAGCGCGGCCTCGTCGTAGGTGGGAAGGTCCACGGGAATCTGCGGCTGATCGAGCGCGGCGCCGTCCACGCGCGGACGGAAGGGTCGGGCGGGACCGCGGCAGTCGCTGCGGAAGCGGAAGCGGCGCGAGCGGGCGAAACCCAGCACGCGCTCGCTGCAGCGCCATCCCGGCGCGGCGGCGCTCTCGGGTTCGCGGCCGATCACCTGCTCGAAGGCGTCGCACGCCAAATTTAACTGCGCCTCAAGCGCAGAGTCGGTCAGCGCGTCGATGCCGACCTGCCAGCGATGGTGGTCCCAGGCGTGCACGCCGACTTCCTGTCCCGCCTTGCCCGGCATGCGCAGCTGCTCCTTGAAATGCCGGCTGATCACCGTGCCCGGCCAGAGCGTTCCGCGAAAGAGAATGTCGTAGCCGTAGAGCGAGGCCGCCTGCGATCGCATCATCTTCATGAAAAAGGCCGGTCGCAGCAGGCGCCAGGCGTGCCGTCCCATGTTGTCCGGGCCAAGCGTCAGGTACCAGGTGGCGCGCACGCCATGCCGCTCCAGGATGGAGAGCAGCCGGGGAATCCCGTCGCGGGTTCCTCGAACGGTGTCCACATCCACGCGAAGGGCGATGGCCACGGGGGGTGCGAGTCAGCGCGACGGGCTGCGGGTCGCGGAGACTTTCTTGCTCTCCGTGGAGGGGGCTCCGGCGGGAGCGGTCAGGTTGTGCGACTTCGCATGCTGGCGGATGAACCAGTCCATGGTCCGCTCCACGCTCTCGCGCGTCGAGATCTTCGGCTGCCAGCCCAGAATGGTCCTGGCGTTGCGGATGCTCGGCGTTCGGTGCTGCACATCCTCGTAGCCCTTGCCGTAGTAGCGGGCGCTTTCAATCTCCTCGAATCCGGCGAAGGGCGGGAAGCAGGCCCGCAGCGGGTGGCGGTCGAAGGCCTCGACCAGCATCTCCGCCATCTCGCGGATGCTCGCCTCGTTGTCGGGATTGCCGATGTTGAAGACGCCGCCGGTCGCCTTGCCGCCGGTGTTCTCGATGATGCGGAAGAGGCAGTCGATGCCCTCGTCCACGTCCGTGAAGCAGCGCTTCTGCTCGCCGCCGTCGACCAGCAGGATCGGCGTGCCCTCGACCAGGTTCAGGATTAATTGCGTGATGGCCCGCGAGGAGCCGATCCGCGCCGAGTCCAGCGTGTCCAGCCGCGGGCCGAGCCAGTTGAAGGGGCGGAAGAGGCTGAACTGCAGGCCGCGCTGGGCGCCATAGGCCCAGATCACCCGGTCCAGCAGCTGCTTGGAGGCGCTGTAGATCCAGCGCTGACGGTGGATCGGCCCGGTGACCAGGTTGGAGGTCTCCTCGTCGAAGTGCTCGTCCTTGCACATGCCGTAGACCTCGCTGGTGCTGGGGAAGACGATGCGCTTGTTGTAGCGCACGCAGTCGCGCACCACGCGAAGGTTTTCCTCGAAGTCGAGCTCGAAGACCCGCAGCGGGTTGCGCACGTACTCGATCGGCGTGGCGATGGCGACCAGCGGCAGGATCACGTCGCATTTGCGGACGTGGTACTCGACCCATTCGCGGTTGATGGAGACGTCGCCCTCGATGAAGTGGAAGCGCGGGTGCTCGGCGATGGTGCCGATGTTGTCCGAGCGCAGATCCATGCCGAAGACCTCGTAATTTTCGCTCTTCAGGAGCCGCTCGGTCAGGTGGCTGCCGATGAAGCCGTTGACGCCCAGGATCAGCACCGAGGTGGTTTTCTTCTGCGCAGTCAGCACGCGCTTGCCCAGCTTCATCTTGGCGACCAGGTTCATGTCCTTGGCGATCTGGGCGCCGGAGCTCCACACGCCCTCGGCGGGCTGGGCTTCGACGATCTCCAGGGCGCCCGTGCCGCAGGCCACGACCAGCGGATCCTTGCTCAGGATTTCGCCGGGCTGTCCCGAGCCCTTCGCCGTGCGCGTGCTCCACACCATGAACTTGCGCTCGCCCGCGAAGGTGAAGGCGCCGGGCCAGGGATGGGCCACGGCGCGGACCAGGTTGCGGATCTCCTCGGAGGACTTCGTCCAGTCGATGACGCCATCCTCGGGGGTGCGCCGCCCGAAGGAGGTCGCGTCCTTTTCGTTCTGCGGAGTGCGCGGCGCCTTGCCCGTGCGCACCAGCGGCAGCGCCTCGTCCAGCAGCGCGGACGTTGCCGCGCTCATCTTGGCGGTCAGCGTGCGCGCCGTGTCGTTGATGTCGATCGCCACCTTGCGCTGGGCGATGATGTCGCCGGCGTCGGCCTTGTCGCTCATGTGGTGCAGCGTGACGCCGGTCTCGCTCTCGCCGTTGACCAGCACCCAGTTGATCGGGCAGCGGCCGCGGTACTTGGGCAGCATGGCCGAGTGCAGGTTGATGCAGCCCTTGGGGAAGAGCTCGCGCACCTTCGGACCCACCATCAGCCGATAGTGGCAGGACAGCAGAAGGTCCGCCTTCATCTCGCGGATGCGCTCGATCCAGATCGGGTGATCAAGTTTTTCCGGCGCGTGCACGGGGATGCCCGCGGCGGCGGCTTCTCGCGCCACCGAGGCGTACCAGCCGCCCTCGGAGGGATCGTCGCGGTGGGTGAACACCGCGACCACATCCAGGCCATTTCGAAGAGCTGCTTTGAGCCCGGCGGCGCCGAGCTCGTGGTAGGCCAGGATGACGGTCTTCATGGTTTTTCCTTCAATGGCAATGCGAATGGTCGACGCGCGGATCGTTCACGACGCCAGCGTCCGCGTCGACGCCGAGCCCCGGGATGGTACTTCAGCCAGCGTTTCTCCAACAATATCGTCCAGGATGTAGCGGGGCCGCTCGCGGACATCGGCGTGGATGCGGCCGACGTACTCGCCCAGAAGGCCCAGGGCGACGAACTGCGCGCCCATGAAGAAGAAGAGCACGGCGAAGAGGGTGAAAACGCCGTTGGCCGCCCAGTCCGAGCCGAAGAAGACGCGCAGCATGAACAGCATCGCCGCGAAGCCGATGGCCAGGGCCGAGATGATCCCGCCGACCCAGGAGAGCAGTCGCAGCGGGCCCGCGGTCATGCAGGTCAGCAGGTCGAACTGCAGGTTCACCAGCTTGATCACGGAGTAGTTGCTGTCCCCGGCGGTCCGCGCGGCGTGGGCCACCGGAATCTCAGTGACGTGCTTGGCGAAGAGGTTCGCCAGCACCGGGATGAAGGTGCTGCGTTCGCGGCATTGCAGCATGGCGTCCACCACGTGACGCTTGTAGGCGCGGAGCATGCAGCCGTAGTCGTGCATCATCACTCCGGTGGAGCGGCGCACGATGGAGTTGATGATGCCGGAGAACAATTTTCGGGCGAAGACATCCTGGCGGTCGGCGCGCACGCTGCCCACCACGTCGTAGCCCTCGTCGATCGCCGCGAGCAGCTTGGGAATTTCCTCGGGCGGATTCTGCAGGTCCGCATCCAGCGTGACCATCACGTCGCCCTGGGCGTTGGCGAAGCCGCAGAGGATGGCGTTGTGCTGACCGTAGTTGCGGTTGAGAATCAGCGACTTGATCTCGCCGGCGTGCGACTTCGCCGCCTCGACGAGCATCTCGCTGGAGCCGTCGCGGCTGCCATCGTCGATCAGCAGCAGCTCCCAGGGGCGGCCGAGTTCGCGGCCCACTTTCACGCAGCGCTCGATCAGTTGCGGCAGGTTCGGCCGCTCGTTGTGAACCGGAATCACAATGGAGACGCTGGACTTCATCGGACGGATCCCGTCACGGCGACTTTCGCGGTGGACTTCGGCAGCGACTCCTTGATGGCGCCGACCACGCCGCGCACATCCGCCTCGGTCATGTCGGGAAAGAGCGGCAGCGTGCAGATTCTTGCGGAATTCCACTCGGTGTTGGCCAGCCGGCCGGCGGGCTCGGGCCGGTTCTCCCGGTACCAGCGGTGGGTGTGCGCCGCCAGGAAATGGATCCCGGTGCCGATGTTTCGCGCCTTGAGCGCCTCCATGAACGCGGCCCGCTCCATGCCGCAGCGGCGCTCATCCACGCGCACCACCATCAGATGCCGTGCGTGCCGGTGTGGCCATGCCGGATCGGCCAGCGGCGTCACGCCGTCGACCTCGGCCAGCAACTCGCGGTAAAGCTTCGACAGCGATTCACGGCGCTCGATGAAGGCGTCGAGCCGCGTGAACTGGCTCAACGCCAGCACGGCGTTCATGTCGGGCATGTTCTGCTTGAAGCCGGGCTCCTGCACCTCCGCCTGCGGCGAGCGTCCCTGCTGGGCGCGATCGTGCGCGTCGACGGCGAGGCCGTGAAAGCGGAGACGGCGAATCTTCGCCGCCAGCGCGGAGTCGTCGGTGACCAGCACGCCCCCTTCGCCGCTGGTGATGGTCTTGATGGGGTGCAGCGAGAAGATCGCCGTGCCGCCATTGCCGATTTCGCGGCCCTTGTAGCGCGTGCCGATCGCATGCGCGGCGTCCTCGAGCATCAGCACGCCGCGGCGCTGGCACATCGCTCGGATGGGATCAAGGTCGACCGGCGCGCCGGCGTAGTGCACGGGAATCACCACCTTGGTGCGCGGCGTGATCGCCGCCTCAAGGGCTTCGGGCGAGGCCAGCAAGGTCTCGCGATCGGCGTCCACGAAGACGTTGCGTCCACCCATCAGCTCCACCATGTTGGGCGTCGAGACCCAGGTCATCGAAGGGCCGACCACTTCATCGCCGGGAGCCAGCCCGATCGCTTTCAAATACAAGTGCATCAGGGCCGTGCCACTGGTGGCGGCAATGGCTTCCTTCGCGCCACAGCGCTTGGCGAAGAGCCCCTCGAGTTCGGCGACTTTAGGTCCGGTGGTGATCCATCCGCTCCTCAAGACTTGCACAACCGCTTCGATATCCGCCTCGGAAATCGGGGATTTGCAGAAGGGGAGGAACGATTCACGCATGTGGCGCGATGATAGGGGAAAGATGAAAGAACCCCAATTCCTGCGTTCCCAAGGTCGCAAATTCGGTTCCATTGGGGTGCGGGTCCCATCAGCCATCAGGAATTCAATTTTCGAGATCATCGACCCGAACATTTTCAGAACAGTGCTGGTTTCAATTTGAAAAATGCTCGAAATTCGGCATTTGAAAGAATATAAATTGTTGAAAAATAATGACTTACACCTCAAAACCGAATTTCTAGGCAATCATGATTCATGCATTTTTCACTGAAATTTTCTTAAAAGTCCTGCCAATTCATATTGAATTGGCTGCCGGTTGATATATTGACCCGCTGTCACAGGAAGGAAGGATCAGGGCTCGGTGGTGGTTCCATTTATGAATTGGTTTTCCGTTTTGCCCCCTTGGCAATCTGGTTTCCAGCTCATGAAGGAGTCTCCGGGTGGACTGAGATGTTGAGTCAACCAGCTGAGCGTGTCTTGTTCCCTATCTCTGGCGCATGGTTGCGTTAGAGATTCAGTAACCCTTTCTGGAGTTCCCTCATGAAGACATCTCTTTCCCTCGCTGCTGTTGTTGCCACTACTTTTGTTGGAGCGGCAAACGCAGCCATTCTCTACACCAACCCCTGGGCTGGCGGAGCGACCTCGTACGCTTCCCAGAATGACATCGCCGGCGGCGGCTACGGCAATTTCGCCACCTGCTACGGCTTCTTCTCCACCGGCGGCGCCACTTGGAATGTGACCGACCTGCATTTCGTCGGCCAGTATTTCAATCCGCCCGCTCAGGCACCAATCGCTGGATTCACAATCCAGATCTGGGGCGATGCCGGCAATGTTCCTGGCGCGTTCCTTGGCGGCACCTATGTCGCCGCGGGCAGCTTCACCGAGACGTTTGTCGGTGGCGCGACCGGCGCGAGCTACCTCTATGACATGAACCTGAATCCAACGCTCGTCACCGGCGATGCCTGGGTGTCGATCATTCCCGATGTCGCCTTCCCGCCGCAATGGGGCTGGGATGCGGGCGTCGATGCCAACCCGGCCGCCGCCGGCTGGCAGGTGTTCTTCGGAACTCCGGGTCGCCTCGCCGAGAGCCTGAATCTCCAGATCACCGGCGATGTCATTCCGGCTCCTGGAGCGGTTGCCCTCGTGGGTCTTGCCGGCTTCTTCGGCCGTCGTCGACGCGCCTGAGTCGCTTCGATTCACTTCACGGATTGATTTGATATCAAAGAGAGCCCCGCGATTCGTCGCGGGGCTCTCTTCTTTTTCGATCGGCATCGATGATTTCAGCGGCGTGCCCGCGCCCGGGCACGAATCTTCGGGTTGCGGCACTCTGATGAAAGAGCTAAAGTTTGCGGCTGCGGTGAATGTCTGCAGCAGCATGCGGGGCATAGCTCAGCTTGGTAGAGCGCTTGGTTCGGGACCAAGAGGCCGCAGGTTCAAATCCTGTTGCCCCGACTTTGATCGAGACGGCCTTGCGAAAGCAGGGCCGTTTTCGTTGTCGGGGAAGGATCCGTTCCGCGTCCATGAACACCTGATCGAACAGCGCCCAACCCATCACGCAGGCTGAATTGCTGAAGCCCAGTACCCGCGTGTGGGGTTGAGTGCTGTTCATCTTGGTGTGAGGGCTTCAGCATGCGGGCAGTGGAACGAACACTTTTTGTCCTGTCAAGAGGCGATCTGGAAAAATCTTTCCCGATTGTTGAAATTTTTTCGGTTGCCGATTTCAAATCCTCCGACTTGTGGCGCAGGTACCGGTGCGTTTGGTCGATCGACTTGTGGCGCACAAGCTGTTGGATGAACCGGGGCTCGACTCCGATGTCAAAAGCGTTGGTGATGAATCCCACACGGAAGCGGTGGAACTTGCCCCGGCCCGAAATCCCGGCCTCTTTCAGGTCGCGGTTGAGCGCCTTGAAGGTCGGCATGCTCGGGAATACAAGCCGATCCGTGCTGAATTCCCGCCATTTTTGAAGGATTTTCACCGCCGCCGCGCTCAGCGGAATCGAGTCGCGGCGCCTGCTCTTGTCCTTGGTCACGACAAGACTTGCGTTGTCCAGGTCGATGTCAACCCACTCCTGCAGGCCCCACTCGCCCCGGCGCATGCCCGTGGCCACCAGCAGGCGATAGAACGTGCACCGAGCCTCGGCACTCTTGCGCGAGCGGCCGTCGCCAAATCGCCTGGCACGGTCCACCACCTCGATCAGGTCCTCGACCTGTTGCTGGGTCAGGGTGTCGGCCCCGACTCCGCTGCGGCCTCTAGGAGCCGGGATGTGCAGCCACGGGTTGTTTTCGAGTCGGCCCTGCACCACGAGCCACCCCGCGAACTGCCGGCACGCGCTCATGCGGTTGCGCACGGTGTGCGGCGCCAGCTGATGCCCCCGAGTCATGCCCGCCAGCCAGGCCACGCAACTTCCGGGGGTGAGCTCGTCGCCCGCGAACTCCACCCAGCGCCGGGCCCACAGGGACGTCTGCTTCGCGTGCCGCGGCGCCAAACCAAGCTGCTGGGTTTGCCACAATTCCCACGCGGAAACCTCTTCGACGAGCGAAAGCATCGGACCACGGTACTTGGCCGCCCCATTCAAACAAAGTGAATTTGGCTTATTTTTGAAAGTCGGCCAACAAAACGTTAACAAAACGTGGCATTTTGCAGCGTGGATGAGATTTTGCAGAAAAAAGGGAAGGGAAGGGTTCACCGGAATTCACCTTGCTATGTTCGCAGCCATGTCAATAACAGCCCACACCACTCAAGAAAAATTAACAATTGGCAGCACCGATTCGAATTCCCCTGCGACCTTGAGAATGCCGATCTCAATATTTGGTGGATACAATTCCGCCAATCACTTTGGATAGTTGTCCAAG
This portion of the Planctomycetota bacterium genome encodes:
- a CDS encoding GNAT family N-acetyltransferase, with the protein product MTRAPLEFRWLESDAQIDAAFDLMRELREELSRDAFVATVREIHSVNGYRMAGGFREGQLVCLAGVHPNHGLSRGSHLRVDDLVVTKSRRGGGAGRAMLRFLAGEARRLGVPALLLDARIEAQPFYDKVGFEYRNSTPCSIPVEKLLD
- a CDS encoding glycosyltransferase family 39 protein: MSARAIAVRTALLFLLIYLIPLALRPIISPDESRYGAIALEMLHSKDWWTLKLLGLRYYEKPPLGYWLTAASMSLFGENAWALRLPAALAALATAVATGRIAARVSTLPGIGGAACLVQLTLIFPWVFGSVAILDGVFTAFVTVCVALFVHAATEARARRRLGFLALSGVAAAAAFLTKGFLGLAIPALIAGGWLLWQRRIRDLLLLPIVPILAAAAVAAPLILVLHQRNPGFWNYFFWVEHVRRFTAPDGNQHPESWWFFLPLIPLGALLWSLNIEKIAKGFRRSLFHSHGLSLCAAWILLPLLLLSASSGKLPSYILPVFPPVAILIAASLLQYLSIATRRTWWMDRAGQWMLVAAALLSATLIMTGHRWIYAEPLWHGDERTRFGVLALALLAWAALDRWTQRAKDPAWRLTRMAFSPAPLFMVIPLLFPVAMVERSRTAVESLRGPSAEIARAATILSDCSVATSVAYTTGRFDMTLIGPPGELDNELKLPEEKARFIARDAMMGRIAQAQARGPVALILTNNDLKAFHEPGAPRPQSEFRDADISVALFPAAK
- a CDS encoding 4-deoxy-4-formamido-L-arabinose-phosphoundecaprenol deformylase is translated as MAIALRVDVDTVRGTRDGIPRLLSILERHGVRATWYLTLGPDNMGRHAWRLLRPAFFMKMMRSQAASLYGYDILFRGTLWPGTVISRHFKEQLRMPGKAGQEVGVHAWDHHRWQVGIDALTDSALEAQLNLACDAFEQVIGREPESAAAPGWRCSERVLGFARSRRFRFRSDCRGPARPFRPRVDGAALDQPQIPVDLPTYDEAALPREGRDEAWNERLLGLISDGKPHVLTVHAESEGGAKSACFDDFLGRSLAAGHRFTPLSSMLPAEASFLESGTIGPGSIPGREGWVCVRTDTLQRT
- a CDS encoding glycosyltransferase; the protein is MKSSVSIVIPVHNERPNLPQLIERCVKVGRELGRPWELLLIDDGSRDGSSEMLVEAAKSHAGEIKSLILNRNYGQHNAILCGFANAQGDVMVTLDADLQNPPEEIPKLLAAIDEGYDVVGSVRADRQDVFARKLFSGIINSIVRRSTGVMMHDYGCMLRAYKRHVVDAMLQCRERSTFIPVLANLFAKHVTEIPVAHAARTAGDSNYSVIKLVNLQFDLLTCMTAGPLRLLSWVGGIISALAIGFAAMLFMLRVFFGSDWAANGVFTLFAVLFFFMGAQFVALGLLGEYVGRIHADVRERPRYILDDIVGETLAEVPSRGSASTRTLAS
- a CDS encoding tyrosine-type recombinase/integrase, with protein sequence MLSLVEEVSAWELWQTQQLGLAPRHAKQTSLWARRWVEFAGDELTPGSCVAWLAGMTRGHQLAPHTVRNRMSACRQFAGWLVVQGRLENNPWLHIPAPRGRSGVGADTLTQQQVEDLIEVVDRARRFGDGRSRKSAEARCTFYRLLVATGMRRGEWGLQEWVDIDLDNASLVVTKDKSRRRDSIPLSAAAVKILQKWREFSTDRLVFPSMPTFKALNRDLKEAGISGRGKFHRFRVGFITNAFDIGVEPRFIQQLVRHKSIDQTHRYLRHKSEDLKSATEKISTIGKDFSRSPLDRTKSVRSTARMLKPSHQDEQHSTPHAGTGLQQFSLRDGLGAVRSGVHGRGTDPSPTTKTALLSQGRLDQSRGNRI
- the arnA gene encoding bifunctional UDP-4-amino-4-deoxy-L-arabinose formyltransferase/UDP-glucuronic acid oxidase ArnA yields the protein MKTVILAYHELGAAGLKAALRNGLDVVAVFTHRDDPSEGGWYASVAREAAAAGIPVHAPEKLDHPIWIERIREMKADLLLSCHYRLMVGPKVRELFPKGCINLHSAMLPKYRGRCPINWVLVNGESETGVTLHHMSDKADAGDIIAQRKVAIDINDTARTLTAKMSAATSALLDEALPLVRTGKAPRTPQNEKDATSFGRRTPEDGVIDWTKSSEEIRNLVRAVAHPWPGAFTFAGERKFMVWSTRTAKGSGQPGEILSKDPLVVACGTGALEIVEAQPAEGVWSSGAQIAKDMNLVAKMKLGKRVLTAQKKTTSVLILGVNGFIGSHLTERLLKSENYEVFGMDLRSDNIGTIAEHPRFHFIEGDVSINREWVEYHVRKCDVILPLVAIATPIEYVRNPLRVFELDFEENLRVVRDCVRYNKRIVFPSTSEVYGMCKDEHFDEETSNLVTGPIHRQRWIYSASKQLLDRVIWAYGAQRGLQFSLFRPFNWLGPRLDTLDSARIGSSRAITQLILNLVEGTPILLVDGGEQKRCFTDVDEGIDCLFRIIENTGGKATGGVFNIGNPDNEASIREMAEMLVEAFDRHPLRACFPPFAGFEEIESARYYGKGYEDVQHRTPSIRNARTILGWQPKISTRESVERTMDWFIRQHAKSHNLTAPAGAPSTESKKVSATRSPSR
- the arnB gene encoding UDP-4-amino-4-deoxy-L-arabinose aminotransferase, whose translation is MRESFLPFCKSPISEADIEAVVQVLRSGWITTGPKVAELEGLFAKRCGAKEAIAATSGTALMHLYLKAIGLAPGDEVVGPSMTWVSTPNMVELMGGRNVFVDADRETLLASPEALEAAITPRTKVVIPVHYAGAPVDLDPIRAMCQRRGVLMLEDAAHAIGTRYKGREIGNGGTAIFSLHPIKTITSGEGGVLVTDDSALAAKIRRLRFHGLAVDAHDRAQQGRSPQAEVQEPGFKQNMPDMNAVLALSQFTRLDAFIERRESLSKLYRELLAEVDGVTPLADPAWPHRHARHLMVVRVDERRCGMERAAFMEALKARNIGTGIHFLAAHTHRWYRENRPEPAGRLANTEWNSARICTLPLFPDMTEADVRGVVGAIKESLPKSTAKVAVTGSVR